In Fibrobacter sp., one genomic interval encodes:
- a CDS encoding CHASE2 domain-containing protein, whose product MRKISKKTKKVFFGIAISTIVVSFILVFGSTQNDITGTTRNTAEKLEYLFYDLFFKLDTYIEENRVSESAKIKTTGSYDPGILIVDIDEPALAKLGNYNEWDRSIHANVVKNLSNGGAAAIGFDILFKNADFGKLKASQAMKILGDVAPESEWDSIYPEILAAYNYDSMLVDAVRESKVSIVCDMFDDSKSYKHESQWRPLSSEMRVQEIGLKSTIRNEQVDTLEHIEPKDLLDNVFPELAQAGKFIGSVNAYPDNDGTVRHVSMFYRFPNPFIDATEDTSLVEIGRIDSSHIYSTMSLMTILHLFHLDPKDMKIKVGKYIELGKSFGVYRDSSGELHTTYPNFSYPMFLALHEKLNTKGFKHEASKNIADISSKIVVQKANDGTLYFQLFEGQHLDENFSEALLHITSATLDSVEKGSTHSLSNNLVLKYDEEDESGNRFLIVDEEEDEEIAINAYIVKTINYFKDSIDRIPDGKIVHLSMDMDLRYDKGDKRWLSTQPILSDAIIKDIENTSLGVINNLKPGEEYRFGPVKRIPIDRYGKYQIKYKGHYNTDESARTFQHLSYYDVYKQRVDPSFYQGKIFILGSAAAALFDFVPAAHEENYPAVLIHATIIKNILEDDYIVTLVDKYQTIIIILLSILCLALGLYFKSYISITLSLVIMLVYSVIAFRYFEGGLYLGMSRQLTAMLLTNISALVVQFYFENKEKNFINNAFKQYISPELIDAMVNQEIMPTLGGEKSNISAYFTDIASFSTFSEKIGDPSKLVELLNEYLTAMTDTLLENKGTLDKYEGDAIIAFFGAPMPLENHAQSACYSAVKMQRKLMELRHKWASEGNKWPKVVHDMHMRIGINSGDIVTGNMGSTMRKNYTMMGDAVNLAARLESAAKQYGAYIQISEDTQKNLEEGRFIYRSLDTVRVVGKSLPVKTFELLEKAGCENEEQLKQLVAIWEKARDCYLAMKWDEAIALFTQCLDLEPHHPERDPGSKTTPSHVYIKRCEAYKVNPPVAEGETWDGVFTATEK is encoded by the coding sequence ATGCGTAAGATTTCTAAGAAAACCAAGAAAGTCTTCTTTGGTATTGCAATTTCCACAATCGTGGTTTCCTTCATCCTCGTTTTTGGTAGTACCCAAAACGACATTACCGGAACAACCCGAAACACAGCTGAAAAACTGGAATACCTATTCTACGATTTGTTCTTCAAGCTGGACACCTACATTGAAGAAAACCGCGTTAGTGAAAGCGCCAAGATCAAGACCACCGGAAGCTACGATCCGGGCATTTTGATTGTGGACATTGACGAACCAGCGCTTGCCAAGCTTGGCAACTATAATGAATGGGACCGTTCCATTCACGCAAACGTAGTCAAGAACCTGAGCAACGGCGGTGCAGCGGCTATCGGTTTCGATATTTTGTTCAAGAATGCGGACTTCGGTAAGTTGAAAGCCAGTCAAGCAATGAAGATTCTTGGCGATGTCGCCCCCGAATCCGAATGGGATTCCATCTACCCAGAAATTCTCGCAGCCTACAACTATGATTCAATGCTCGTCGACGCTGTTAGAGAAAGCAAGGTTTCCATCGTCTGCGACATGTTCGACGATTCCAAATCCTATAAGCACGAATCTCAATGGCGCCCTCTCAGTAGCGAAATGCGAGTTCAGGAAATTGGACTGAAATCCACCATCCGAAACGAGCAGGTCGACACCTTGGAACATATTGAGCCCAAGGATCTTCTCGACAACGTGTTCCCCGAATTGGCTCAGGCCGGTAAATTCATCGGCTCTGTAAACGCCTACCCGGACAACGATGGTACCGTACGCCATGTCAGCATGTTCTACCGATTCCCCAACCCCTTTATCGATGCTACGGAAGACACCTCCCTAGTTGAAATCGGTCGAATTGATTCAAGCCATATCTATTCCACAATGTCGCTCATGACGATTCTTCATTTGTTCCACCTTGATCCCAAGGACATGAAGATTAAAGTCGGAAAGTATATCGAACTAGGCAAGTCATTTGGCGTGTACAGGGATTCTAGTGGAGAGCTTCATACCACTTATCCTAATTTCAGTTACCCCATGTTCCTAGCCCTGCACGAAAAACTGAACACCAAGGGTTTCAAGCATGAAGCGTCCAAGAATATCGCAGACATTTCCTCCAAGATCGTTGTTCAGAAAGCAAATGACGGAACTTTGTATTTCCAGCTGTTCGAAGGTCAACATCTAGACGAAAACTTCTCTGAAGCCCTGCTTCATATTACCTCGGCAACTCTTGATTCCGTGGAAAAGGGCAGCACCCATTCCCTTTCCAACAACCTTGTGTTGAAGTACGACGAAGAAGACGAGTCCGGAAACCGATTCCTCATCGTAGATGAAGAAGAGGACGAGGAAATCGCCATCAACGCCTACATTGTCAAGACAATCAACTACTTCAAGGACAGCATAGACAGAATTCCAGACGGCAAGATTGTCCATCTTTCCATGGACATGGATCTCCGCTACGACAAGGGCGACAAGCGTTGGCTTTCTACCCAGCCGATTCTCTCTGACGCCATCATCAAGGATATCGAAAACACAAGTCTTGGCGTCATCAACAATCTGAAACCCGGAGAGGAATACCGTTTCGGCCCCGTCAAGAGGATTCCCATTGACAGATACGGCAAGTATCAAATCAAGTACAAGGGACACTACAACACCGACGAATCTGCAAGAACCTTCCAGCACCTTTCCTACTATGATGTATATAAGCAGCGCGTCGACCCCAGTTTCTACCAAGGTAAAATATTCATTCTCGGATCTGCGGCAGCAGCCCTATTCGACTTTGTGCCTGCAGCCCACGAAGAAAACTACCCGGCAGTACTGATCCACGCAACCATCATCAAGAACATTTTGGAAGACGACTATATCGTTACCCTGGTGGACAAGTACCAAACAATCATTATCATCCTGCTTTCCATCCTCTGCTTGGCACTTGGTCTTTATTTCAAGAGCTACATATCCATTACCCTGTCTCTTGTGATCATGCTTGTCTACTCCGTAATCGCCTTCCGCTACTTCGAAGGCGGGCTATACCTAGGCATGTCCAGACAGCTAACGGCAATGCTTTTGACAAACATTTCCGCACTGGTGGTTCAGTTCTACTTTGAAAATAAGGAAAAGAACTTCATCAACAATGCGTTTAAGCAGTACATATCTCCGGAACTGATCGACGCCATGGTGAACCAGGAAATCATGCCGACCCTGGGTGGTGAAAAGTCCAACATCAGTGCCTACTTTACCGATATTGCAAGCTTCTCCACCTTCTCCGAAAAGATCGGCGACCCGAGTAAGCTGGTTGAACTTCTGAATGAATACCTTACAGCCATGACTGACACCCTGCTTGAAAACAAGGGCACCTTGGACAAGTACGAAGGTGACGCCATTATCGCATTCTTCGGAGCGCCCATGCCCCTTGAAAACCACGCACAGAGTGCCTGCTACTCCGCAGTCAAGATGCAGAGAAAGCTCATGGAACTTCGTCACAAGTGGGCTAGCGAAGGCAACAAGTGGCCCAAGGTAGTTCATGACATGCACATGAGAATCGGCATCAACTCCGGTGACATCGTGACAGGTAACATGGGTTCTACCATGCGTAAGAACTACACCATGATGGGTGACGCCGTGAACCTGGCAGCACGTCTCGAAAGTGCCGCAAAGCAGTATGGCGCCTATATCCAGATTAGCGAAGACACCCAGAAGAACCTGGAAGAAGGCCGCTTCATCTACCGTTCCCTGGATACAGTCCGCGTGGTGGGCAAGAGCCTTCCGGTAAAGACCTTCGAACTTCTGGAAAAGGCCGGCTGCGAAAACGAGGAACAGTTGAAGCAGTTGGTAGCCATCTGGGAAAAGGCCCGCGACTGCTATCTGGCAATGAAGTGGGACGAAGCAATCGCACTCTTCACCCAGTGTCTTGACCTGGAACCCCATCATCCTGAACGCGATCCGGGTAGCAAGACTACGCCTTCTCACGTCTACATCAAGCGCTGTGAAGCCTACAAGGTCAACCCGCCGGTGGCCGAAGGCGAAACCTGGGACGGCGTCTTCACCGCTACCGAAAAATAA